The proteins below come from a single Pseudomonadota bacterium genomic window:
- the accB gene encoding acetyl-CoA carboxylase biotin carboxyl carrier protein yields MDIRKVKKLIELLEESDIHEIEIREGEESVRITCGHPAPIVAQSVPAPVLQAPVAAAPPAAAPAAAPPVAAAAAPAAVSGATPAGEIVKSIMVGTFYRSSAPGTPAFVEVGKTVSKGDTLCIIEAMKIMNPIESEISGTVQAVLVDDGEPVEFDQPLFVIEP; encoded by the coding sequence ATGGATATCAGAAAAGTCAAAAAGCTCATCGAATTGCTCGAGGAATCGGACATCCACGAGATCGAGATTCGCGAGGGCGAGGAATCCGTGCGCATCACCTGCGGCCACCCGGCGCCGATCGTGGCCCAGAGCGTGCCCGCGCCGGTGTTGCAGGCGCCCGTCGCCGCCGCGCCCCCCGCCGCCGCACCGGCTGCAGCGCCGCCTGTCGCCGCGGCAGCTGCGCCGGCGGCCGTGTCCGGCGCCACACCCGCCGGCGAAATCGTCAAGTCGATCATGGTCGGTACCTTCTACCGCTCCTCCGCGCCCGGCACCCCTGCGTTTGTCGAGGTCGGCAAGACCGTGTCCAAGGGTGACACGCTCTGCATCATCGAGGCGATGAAGATCATGAACCCGATCGAGTCGGAGATCAGCGGCACGGTGCAGGCGGTCCTCGTTGACGACGGTGAAC
- the fabA gene encoding 3-hydroxyacyl-[acyl-carrier-protein] dehydratase FabA, protein MTTVHTQSSYTKDELVACGHGQLFGPGNAQLPKDNMLMIDRITHISADDGAHGKGSIVAELDITPDLWFFDCHFQNDPVMPGCLGLDAMWQLVGFFLGWKGNPGRGRALGAGEVKFTGQVLPHVKQVVYRLDLKRVIERKLVMGIADATLEADGETIYTAKDLRVGLFKPSDL, encoded by the coding sequence ATGACGACAGTACACACCCAGTCCAGCTACACCAAAGACGAACTGGTCGCGTGCGGCCACGGCCAGCTGTTCGGTCCGGGCAATGCCCAGTTGCCGAAAGACAACATGCTGATGATCGACCGCATCACGCACATCAGCGCCGACGACGGTGCGCACGGCAAGGGCAGCATCGTAGCCGAGCTCGACATCACACCCGACCTGTGGTTTTTCGACTGCCACTTCCAGAACGACCCGGTCATGCCAGGCTGCCTGGGGCTCGACGCCATGTGGCAGCTGGTGGGCTTCTTCCTCGGGTGGAAAGGCAACCCCGGCCGGGGCCGCGCACTCGGTGCGGGCGAAGTCAAATTCACCGGTCAGGTGCTGCCTCACGTCAAACAGGTGGTGTACCGCCTGGACCTCAAGCGCGTGATCGAGCGCAAGTTGGTGATGGGTATTGCCGACGCGACGCTTGAAGCCGACGGTGAGACCATCTACACGGCGAAGGACCTGCGCGTCGGCCTGTTCAAGCCGTCGGACCTCTGA
- a CDS encoding DUF882 domain-containing protein: MHRAPSTAFSLTRRGLLTAAAGAVVSSRLPAADAPRTLALFGMHTREYLDVEYYRDGRYLPEALRQIDHALRDHRENATTAMDVQLLDLLYTLRVSLNTRAPYRFISGYRTEKTNDALRAAGRGVAKHSFHTVGRAIDILPPEVPLADLVFSAQLAGIGGVGQYTRRGFVHLDTGPVRHWVR, from the coding sequence ATGCACCGTGCCCCCTCCACTGCGTTTTCACTCACCCGCCGCGGCCTGCTGACCGCGGCCGCAGGCGCGGTGGTGAGCTCGCGGCTTCCGGCTGCCGACGCACCGCGCACGCTCGCGTTGTTCGGCATGCACACGCGCGAGTACCTCGACGTTGAATATTATCGCGACGGACGCTACCTGCCGGAGGCCCTGCGCCAGATTGACCATGCGCTCAGGGACCACCGGGAGAACGCCACCACCGCCATGGACGTGCAGTTGCTGGACCTGCTGTACACCCTGCGCGTGTCGTTGAACACCCGAGCGCCCTACCGGTTCATATCCGGCTACCGCACTGAAAAAACCAACGACGCGTTGCGGGCTGCGGGTCGGGGCGTGGCCAAGCACAGTTTCCACACGGTCGGCCGCGCCATCGACATCCTGCCACCCGAGGTGCCACTGGCGGACCTCGTGTTCAGCGCACAGCTGGCCGGCATTGGCGGGGTCGGACAGTACACACGGCGCGGCTTCGTGCACCTCGACACCGGGCCGGTCCGACACTGGGTGCGCTAG
- a CDS encoding DNA-3-methyladenine glycosylase I, translating into MTVMRCDWCGDDPLYVDYHDTEWGRPLFDRVALFECLNLEGQQAGLSWITVLRKRAHYRTVFAGFEPERVARFGDTDVERLLTDAGIIRHRGKVEAIIGNARALLALEADEGDFPTWIWRFVDGVPHRNAFASMAEVPAVTPASERMSKALKKRGFRFVGPTTCYAFMQAVGMVNDHLVGCDCHAACG; encoded by the coding sequence GTGACGGTGATGCGGTGTGACTGGTGCGGAGACGACCCCCTCTACGTGGACTACCACGACACCGAGTGGGGGCGGCCTCTGTTCGACCGCGTGGCCTTGTTCGAATGCCTCAACCTCGAGGGGCAGCAGGCAGGCCTGTCGTGGATCACGGTGTTGCGCAAACGGGCACACTACCGCACGGTGTTCGCCGGATTCGAACCCGAACGCGTCGCGCGCTTTGGTGACACCGACGTGGAACGGTTGCTGACCGATGCGGGCATCATCCGTCACCGGGGCAAGGTCGAGGCGATCATTGGCAACGCCCGTGCGCTCCTGGCGCTCGAGGCGGATGAAGGCGATTTCCCCACCTGGATCTGGCGGTTCGTCGACGGCGTACCGCACCGCAATGCTTTCGCGTCGATGGCCGAGGTCCCGGCCGTGACACCGGCGTCCGAGCGCATGAGCAAGGCCTTGAAGAAACGGGGCTTCCGCTTCGTCGGGCCGACGACCTGCTACGCCTTCATGCAGGCGGTCGGCATGGTCAACGACCACCTCGTCGGGTGCGACTGCCATGCGGCGTGCGGCTAG
- a CDS encoding pseudouridine-5'-phosphate glycosidase gives MTQYLRIQPEVDEAIRHGQPVVALESTIISHGMPWPQNVDTARAVEQSVRDNGAVPATVALVDGAVAIGMSADQLERFGRADAVQKVSRRDIARVLASRRDGATTVAATMWCAHQAGIRVFATGGLGGVHRDVQDTGDISADLEELARTPVAVVCAGAKSILDIGRTLQYLETRGVPVYGFGCDDFPAFYTSRSGFAVDQRFDTVEDLAGVLAVQWSLGLDSGVVVGNPIPDALSLPEAVVETAVTAALAACSAAGVTGPAITPFLLKHVAESTGGDSLAANIALIKHNACAAAALAAALSLQT, from the coding sequence ATGACTCAGTATTTACGCATACAACCGGAGGTCGACGAAGCGATTCGGCACGGTCAACCGGTGGTGGCGTTGGAGTCGACCATCATTTCGCACGGGATGCCATGGCCGCAGAATGTCGACACGGCAAGGGCAGTCGAGCAGAGTGTGCGCGACAACGGTGCTGTACCGGCCACGGTTGCACTGGTCGACGGTGCCGTTGCCATCGGAATGTCAGCCGACCAACTCGAGCGTTTCGGGCGTGCCGACGCGGTGCAGAAAGTCAGCCGGCGCGACATCGCGCGCGTGCTCGCGTCACGTCGCGACGGCGCCACCACCGTTGCCGCCACCATGTGGTGCGCGCACCAAGCTGGCATCCGCGTGTTCGCGACCGGCGGCCTCGGCGGGGTTCACCGCGATGTGCAGGACACCGGCGACATCTCGGCCGACCTCGAAGAACTGGCGCGCACGCCGGTTGCGGTGGTCTGTGCCGGTGCCAAGTCGATTCTCGATATCGGGCGGACCTTGCAATACCTCGAAACGCGCGGCGTGCCGGTGTACGGTTTTGGCTGCGATGACTTTCCGGCCTTCTACACGTCGCGCAGCGGGTTTGCGGTCGACCAGCGGTTCGATACCGTCGAGGACCTCGCCGGCGTGTTGGCGGTGCAATGGTCGCTGGGTCTCGACAGCGGTGTCGTGGTGGGCAACCCCATTCCCGATGCGCTGTCGTTGCCGGAAGCGGTGGTTGAGACAGCCGTGACCGCGGCACTCGCCGCGTGTTCTGCGGCGGGTGTCACCGGCCCTGCCATCACGCCGTTTCTGTTGAAGCATGTGGCCGAGAGCACCGGGGGTGACAGCCTTGCCGCCAACATTGCGCTGATCAAGCACAACGCGTGCGCGGCCGCCGCGCTCGCGGCCGCACTGTCGCTACAGACATAA
- the fabB gene encoding beta-ketoacyl-ACP synthase I — protein sequence MKRAVITGMGIVSSLGTTVDQVADALRTGRSGIRAKADYTELGMRSQVAGQPDIDLSEHIDRKTLRFMGDAAAYAYISMQQAIESAGLDPAKLADPRIGIIAGSGGASSSSQVEAADILRAKGIRRVGPYRVTQAMGSTVSACLATPFKIKGVNYSISSACSTSAHCIGNAVEQIQLGKQDIVFAGGGEEEHWSMSCLFDAMGAMSSKYNDDPTRASRAYDVDRDGFVIAGGGGMLVVEEREHALARGARILAEVVGYGATSDGHDMVAPSGEGAERCMQQAIATVDGQVDYINAHGTSTPAGDIPELEAVRRVFGDSMPHISSTKSLSGHSLGATGVQEAIYCLLMLAGDFVAASANIENLDPAAEGYPIVRKRIDNVQLNRVMSNSFGFGGTNASLVLQRHS from the coding sequence ATGAAACGCGCCGTCATCACAGGCATGGGCATTGTGTCGAGCCTCGGCACCACTGTCGACCAGGTAGCAGACGCCTTGCGCACCGGCCGGTCAGGCATCCGCGCCAAGGCGGACTACACCGAACTCGGCATGCGCTCCCAGGTGGCCGGACAACCCGACATCGACCTCAGCGAACACATCGATCGCAAGACCCTGCGTTTCATGGGCGACGCGGCGGCCTACGCGTATATCAGCATGCAACAGGCCATTGAAAGCGCAGGCCTGGATCCAGCCAAGCTGGCTGACCCGCGCATCGGTATCATTGCCGGGTCCGGCGGTGCGTCCTCGTCCAGCCAGGTCGAGGCAGCGGACATCCTGCGCGCCAAGGGCATTCGACGTGTTGGCCCCTACCGGGTCACGCAGGCGATGGGCAGCACGGTGTCGGCCTGCCTCGCCACGCCCTTCAAGATCAAGGGCGTCAACTACTCCATCTCCTCAGCCTGCTCGACCAGCGCCCACTGCATCGGCAACGCGGTCGAGCAGATTCAACTCGGCAAGCAGGACATCGTGTTTGCCGGTGGCGGCGAAGAAGAGCACTGGAGCATGAGCTGCCTGTTCGATGCGATGGGTGCCATGTCGAGCAAATACAACGATGACCCGACGCGGGCGTCGCGCGCTTACGACGTCGACCGCGACGGCTTTGTGATCGCCGGCGGCGGCGGGATGTTGGTGGTTGAGGAGCGCGAGCACGCCCTGGCTCGCGGCGCCCGCATTCTGGCCGAGGTGGTCGGCTACGGCGCGACGTCTGACGGCCACGACATGGTGGCCCCGTCCGGCGAAGGGGCCGAGCGCTGCATGCAGCAAGCGATTGCAACCGTGGACGGACAGGTCGACTACATCAACGCACACGGGACCAGCACACCCGCGGGCGACATACCGGAACTCGAAGCGGTGCGACGCGTCTTCGGCGACAGCATGCCGCACATCAGCTCGACAAAGTCCCTCAGCGGCCACTCGCTTGGCGCAACCGGGGTGCAGGAAGCCATCTACTGCCTGCTCATGCTGGCGGGCGATTTCGTCGCCGCCTCGGCAAACATCGAGAACCTCGACCCGGCAGCAGAAGGCTACCCGATCGTGCGCAAGCGAATCGACAACGTCCAGCTCAACCGCGTGATGTCCAACAGCTTCGGCTTTGGCGGCACCAACGCAAGCCTGGTGCTGCAACGACACAGCTAA
- a CDS encoding DUF924 family protein — translation MATQTETPSPDAVLAFWFGELDGEDVADDGKRDMWFNGSDALDNTIRERFLGAYEAALGGRLGGWRETARGALALVVVLDQFPLNMFRRTARAFESEHAAVDACQAAVAAGLDRELVMVERTFLYMPLMHAEDLALQDASVDHYAALAADAPSGLRERAERTLDFARNHRDIVARFGRFPHRNAVLNRENTAAESEYLAAGPASYGQ, via the coding sequence ATGGCAACACAGACCGAGACACCGTCGCCCGATGCGGTATTGGCGTTCTGGTTCGGCGAGCTCGACGGCGAGGACGTCGCCGACGACGGCAAGCGCGACATGTGGTTCAACGGCTCGGACGCGCTCGACAACACGATCCGAGAGCGCTTTCTCGGCGCCTACGAGGCCGCGCTCGGCGGGCGTCTTGGCGGCTGGCGGGAAACCGCGCGTGGCGCCCTCGCACTGGTCGTGGTGCTCGATCAGTTCCCGCTGAACATGTTTCGACGGACAGCGCGGGCGTTCGAGTCCGAGCACGCTGCCGTCGACGCCTGCCAGGCAGCCGTGGCCGCCGGGCTCGACCGCGAGTTGGTGATGGTGGAACGCACCTTCCTGTACATGCCGCTCATGCACGCCGAAGACCTCGCGCTGCAAGACGCCTCGGTCGACCACTACGCCGCCCTCGCGGCCGACGCGCCAAGCGGCCTCCGCGAGCGCGCCGAGCGCACGCTCGACTTCGCCCGCAACCACCGCGACATCGTTGCCCGATTCGGCCGCTTTCCCCACCGAAACGCGGTGTTGAACCGTGAAAACACCGCTGCGGAATCCGAGTACCTCGCGGCGGGGCCGGCGAGCTATGGCCAATGA
- a CDS encoding tRNA-dihydrouridine synthase produces the protein MTPRSTHTDLILLAPMEGVMDWRMRDLVTGYGGYDLCVSEFIRVVDQLLPRRTYERLCPELTRGSRTGAGTPMRVQLLGQSPEHMAENAARAVAMGSPGIDLNFGCPAKTVNRHKGGAALLATPHLIHDIVSAVRARLGPDVPVTAKMRLGCEDAALAIDNAQAIETAGAAWLVVHGRTRAQGYRPPVDWEAIGRVADAVSLRVIANGDINNPEDYHRVRDVSGCRDVMVGRGVLATPNLACVLRGDSAPLPWSDIVEALLHYASYPQSKAADHYLTGRLKQWLKNLVPHYPEADALFTRIRQQRAATPVLQCIQESRARTADVDQTVSFSRANLS, from the coding sequence ATGACGCCGCGCTCCACCCACACCGACCTGATCCTGCTCGCTCCCATGGAGGGTGTGATGGATTGGCGTATGCGCGACCTGGTCACCGGCTACGGCGGCTACGACCTCTGCGTGTCGGAGTTCATCCGCGTGGTCGACCAGCTGCTGCCGCGGCGCACCTACGAGCGGCTGTGCCCGGAACTGACCCGCGGCAGCAGGACCGGTGCAGGCACGCCGATGCGCGTGCAGTTGCTCGGGCAGTCCCCGGAGCACATGGCCGAAAACGCGGCGCGAGCCGTGGCCATGGGGTCGCCCGGTATCGACCTCAATTTCGGCTGCCCGGCCAAGACCGTCAACCGCCACAAGGGCGGCGCGGCCCTGCTTGCGACGCCGCACCTGATCCACGACATCGTCAGTGCCGTGCGCGCGCGGCTCGGCCCCGATGTGCCGGTCACGGCCAAGATGCGCCTCGGCTGTGAGGACGCCGCCCTTGCGATCGACAACGCTCAGGCCATTGAGACTGCAGGCGCCGCCTGGTTGGTGGTGCACGGGCGCACGCGGGCGCAAGGCTACCGGCCGCCCGTCGACTGGGAGGCGATCGGCCGGGTGGCCGACGCCGTGTCGCTGCGCGTGATCGCCAACGGCGACATCAACAACCCGGAGGACTACCACCGCGTGCGTGACGTCAGCGGGTGCCGCGACGTGATGGTCGGCCGCGGCGTTCTGGCCACACCGAACCTCGCCTGCGTGTTGCGCGGTGACAGCGCCCCCCTGCCCTGGTCAGACATCGTCGAGGCCCTGCTGCACTACGCCAGCTACCCACAAAGCAAGGCGGCCGACCACTACCTCACCGGTCGACTGAAGCAGTGGCTGAAGAACCTTGTGCCACACTACCCCGAGGCCGACGCCCTCTTCACGCGCATCCGCCAACAGCGGGCGGCCACACCGGTCCTGCAGTGTATTCAAGAGAGCCGCGCACGCACGGCCGACGTCGATCAAACCGTCAGCTTTTCGCGCGCCAACTTGTCGTAA